One window of the Prochlorococcus marinus XMU1411 genome contains the following:
- a CDS encoding GNAT family N-acetyltransferase, with translation MRKNFSIRLISINEIPEVTNWARLEGFSPGIDDVSIYRNTDKQGVWVACLDNKPIGSIACIKYNSSYGFIGLFIVKKEFRNNGYGVRLWKHALEYLEKVDCIGLEAAPDRLNDYAKWGFRKSSITNRWKLNGSQDLPLRNFYKDQFQSFKVVPGNKISSEAVLIYDDQREPSPRPHFLNDWLKNSHGNVSAIVDNNGMCHGFGRIRPCVLEDNEQGWRIGPLLADTPPLAELLIRELVGDLDAQILLDCSNLNPYANYLLSSLGFKEISKTYRMYKGIQPPCPMNQLYGLACLELG, from the coding sequence ATGAGGAAAAATTTTTCAATTAGATTGATATCTATAAATGAAATACCAGAAGTCACAAACTGGGCAAGGTTAGAAGGATTTTCTCCTGGAATAGATGATGTATCAATTTATAGAAATACAGATAAACAAGGGGTATGGGTAGCTTGTCTCGATAATAAGCCTATAGGTTCTATTGCGTGCATAAAATATAATTCCTCATATGGTTTTATAGGTTTATTTATCGTTAAAAAAGAATTCCGAAATAATGGATATGGAGTGAGATTATGGAAACATGCCCTCGAATATTTGGAAAAAGTTGATTGTATTGGTCTTGAGGCTGCCCCAGATAGATTGAATGATTACGCAAAGTGGGGTTTTAGAAAATCTTCCATTACAAATCGATGGAAATTAAATGGTTCTCAAGATTTGCCATTGAGAAATTTCTATAAAGATCAATTTCAATCTTTTAAAGTTGTCCCTGGTAATAAAATTTCTTCTGAAGCAGTCTTAATTTATGATGATCAAAGAGAACCTAGTCCCAGACCACATTTTCTAAATGACTGGTTGAAAAATTCTCATGGTAATGTCAGTGCAATTGTCGATAATAATGGGATGTGTCATGGATTTGGAAGAATAAGACCTTGTGTATTAGAGGATAATGAACAAGGCTGGAGAATAGGACCTCTTTTAGCGGATACTCCACCACTTGCTGAACTGTTAATAAGGGAGTTAGTTGGTGATTTAGATGCACAAATCTTATTGGATTGCTCTAATCTGAATCCGTATGCCAATTATCTTTTATCAAGTTTGGGGTTTAAGGAAATATCAAAAACTTACAGAATGTATAAAGGCATTCAACCTCCCTGCCCAATGAATCAATTATACGGACTTGCCTGCTTGGAACTGGGGTGA
- a CDS encoding DUF3104 domain-containing protein — MSSATPEFLFVKPGDYVAIKKENCEDPKEKNKNHWVGQVIDCIGGARNPNSWTLFQVANIDNGEITIINADIVEKILKPSAS; from the coding sequence GTGAGCTCGGCAACTCCTGAGTTTCTTTTCGTTAAGCCTGGTGATTATGTCGCAATTAAAAAAGAAAATTGCGAAGATCCTAAGGAAAAGAATAAAAATCATTGGGTCGGTCAAGTTATCGACTGTATTGGAGGAGCTAGAAATCCAAATTCATGGACCTTGTTTCAAGTTGCCAATATTGATAATGGAGAGATCACTATAATCAACGCCGATATTGTAGAAAAAATTTTAAAACCTTCTGCAAGTTAA
- a CDS encoding NADH-quinone oxidoreductase, with the protein MGNFISTAILIPLIPLLTALFIFILLASFNRTLNRLTKPVTALIALSLLSSAFISSFDYFKKIEEELALSEFLKLFEETNLVLHLNLLNEKIIIFFSLVMILIIGLSFYKLPRKKGYVSLMIGLGLISSSVMISILLLDFSALI; encoded by the coding sequence GTGGGGAATTTCATAAGTACAGCAATTCTTATACCTTTAATACCTCTACTAACGGCTTTATTTATTTTTATTTTATTGGCAAGTTTTAACAGAACACTTAACAGGTTAACAAAACCAGTTACTGCACTTATTGCATTATCTTTATTAAGTTCTGCTTTTATAAGCTCATTTGACTATTTTAAGAAAATAGAAGAAGAATTAGCTTTATCTGAATTTCTTAAATTGTTTGAAGAAACAAATTTAGTTCTACATCTTAATTTATTAAATGAAAAAATTATAATTTTTTTCTCATTAGTAATGATATTAATAATTGGGTTATCTTTTTATAAATTACCTAGAAAAAAAGGTTATGTCTCATTGATGATTGGCCTAGGACTAATATCTTCTTCAGTTATGATCTCAATATTACTATTAGATTTTTCAGCACTAATTTAA
- a CDS encoding alternative oxidase — translation MKKLNSFILNITVKFLDFIYSGRSLQRFWVLEVIARSPYFAFLSVLHFKESLGIKNEKTMILMKEHFYQAINETEHLKEMEKRGGDKFWIDRFFARHLVLVYYWIMVFYYFFSPANAYDVNIKIEEHAFETYSKYLKDNPNDEKIKEIAQDELNHVQELNQALSILTTV, via the coding sequence ATGAAGAAATTAAATTCTTTTATTTTGAATATTACTGTCAAATTCTTAGATTTCATATACTCTGGTAGATCTTTACAAAGATTTTGGGTTTTAGAAGTCATAGCTAGATCACCTTATTTCGCATTTCTTTCAGTTCTTCATTTCAAAGAATCCCTAGGAATTAAAAATGAAAAAACAATGATTTTAATGAAAGAACATTTTTATCAAGCTATTAACGAAACTGAGCATCTTAAAGAAATGGAGAAAAGAGGAGGAGATAAGTTCTGGATTGATAGATTTTTTGCGAGACACCTTGTGCTCGTTTATTACTGGATCATGGTTTTTTATTATTTCTTCTCTCCAGCTAATGCTTATGATGTCAACATAAAAATTGAAGAACATGCATTTGAAACTTATTCCAAATATTTAAAAGACAATCCAAATGATGAAAAAATAAAAGAAATTGCGCAAGATGAATTAAATCATGTCCAAGAACTCAACCAAGCTTTGTCAATACTTACTACCGTTTAA
- a CDS encoding TIGR03894 family protein, whose product MAVDRELLKEVTQELWNTVKKLRPEIDRQTRLQLVLKALLTIGDLPDQMQAAMVVGVCAEMDKSDVDNVETNSQTNDSSGVDTSTGRKVVRRSSAK is encoded by the coding sequence TTGGCTGTAGATCGAGAACTTTTAAAAGAAGTTACCCAAGAACTTTGGAATACCGTAAAAAAACTAAGACCTGAAATAGATCGGCAAACTCGACTTCAATTAGTTTTAAAGGCCTTATTAACAATTGGAGATTTGCCAGATCAAATGCAAGCTGCCATGGTTGTAGGTGTTTGCGCAGAAATGGATAAGAGTGATGTTGATAATGTTGAAACCAATTCACAAACTAATGATTCTAGCGGAGTTGATACTTCTACAGGCAGAAAAGTTGTTAGAAGAAGTTCAGCTAAATAA
- a CDS encoding phytoene desaturase family protein, with amino-acid sequence MEKFDVVIVGSGIGGLCCGSILALSGKKVLICEAHTQPGGAAHSFKRKGYTFESGPSLWSGIGKWPTTNPLGQILKLLDEEVELFQYKGWQVIVPEGNFNLDVGEEPFKQTIKTLRGEKSVKEWESFISGIKPLSQIINEIPLLSFSPESINFLDLINLTSKFLPNIKQIPKINKGFGNLVNNHLEDPFLRNWVDLLSFLISGMSMHDTNTAAMATLFNEWFEPNSYLEYPKGGSESIVKALINGFKKNGGELILSSRVKTINFNKNLATGITLNNGSSYRCESVVTNTDVWNLKKLIPNEISKKWNTKVLNPNKCDSFLHIHLGFDADGLEDLPIHAIHVDEWEKGITAERNIAVFSIPSVLDKNMAPKGKHVLHGYTPANEPWEIWENLNPKELEYRNLKEERCSIFLNAVRKFIPDIDERIDLKMLGTPITHKKFTNTYCGSYGPALSAAKGLFPGCKTPVKNLFTCGASTFPGIGIPAVSASGAYAAEKIIGKKEFKTLLKKINL; translated from the coding sequence ATGGAAAAGTTTGATGTTGTAATAGTCGGTAGTGGAATAGGGGGATTATGTTGCGGTTCGATTCTAGCTTTATCAGGCAAAAAAGTACTTATATGCGAAGCACATACCCAACCTGGAGGTGCCGCTCACAGTTTCAAAAGAAAAGGTTACACTTTCGAATCAGGTCCTTCATTGTGGAGTGGAATAGGTAAATGGCCGACCACTAACCCCTTAGGGCAAATTCTTAAATTACTTGATGAAGAAGTTGAACTATTTCAATACAAAGGTTGGCAAGTAATTGTCCCAGAAGGCAATTTTAATCTTGATGTTGGGGAAGAACCTTTTAAACAAACAATTAAAACTTTAAGAGGTGAGAAATCTGTTAAAGAATGGGAATCATTTATTTCCGGAATAAAGCCTCTTAGCCAAATAATAAATGAAATACCTTTACTCTCATTTTCTCCCGAATCAATAAATTTTTTAGATCTAATAAATTTAACCTCAAAATTTTTACCTAATATCAAGCAAATCCCAAAAATTAATAAGGGCTTTGGGAATTTAGTAAATAATCATCTAGAGGATCCTTTTCTCAGAAATTGGGTTGATTTATTAAGCTTTTTGATAAGTGGTATGTCAATGCATGATACAAATACTGCTGCGATGGCTACTTTATTTAACGAATGGTTTGAACCAAATTCATACCTTGAATACCCTAAAGGGGGTAGTGAATCTATCGTAAAAGCCTTAATTAATGGATTTAAAAAAAATGGAGGAGAATTAATTCTCTCTTCTAGAGTAAAGACAATTAACTTCAATAAAAATTTAGCGACAGGTATCACTCTTAATAATGGTTCTAGTTATCGTTGTGAATCTGTTGTCACAAATACTGATGTTTGGAATTTAAAAAAGTTAATTCCAAATGAAATTTCAAAAAAATGGAATACAAAAGTTTTGAACCCTAATAAATGTGATTCTTTCCTTCATATACATCTAGGTTTTGATGCTGATGGTCTTGAAGATTTGCCAATACATGCGATACATGTTGATGAGTGGGAAAAAGGTATAACCGCAGAAAGAAATATAGCTGTATTTTCAATCCCATCTGTTTTAGATAAAAATATGGCCCCTAAGGGGAAACATGTTCTTCATGGATATACTCCCGCAAATGAACCTTGGGAAATTTGGGAAAACCTAAATCCAAAGGAATTAGAATATAGAAATTTGAAAGAAGAAAGATGTTCAATATTCCTTAATGCAGTGCGAAAATTCATCCCTGACATAGATGAAAGGATTGATTTAAAAATGCTAGGAACCCCAATTACTCATAAAAAATTCACCAATACCTATTGCGGTAGTTACGGCCCTGCATTATCTGCAGCAAAAGGTCTTTTCCCAGGCTGCAAAACTCCAGTGAAAAATTTATTTACTTGCGGTGCAAGTACATTTCCAGGTATTGGAATTCCTGCGGTTTCAGCAAGTGGTGCTTACGCAGCTGAAAAAATTATCGGTAAAAAAGAATTTAAAACTCTTCTTAAAAAAATAAATTTATGA
- a CDS encoding Nif11-like leader peptide family natural product precursor — protein sequence MSFSEIRKFLIKMQSDEDLKKQVTTSSTADDVAIIGQRLGYDFSGDDLLRFNGQKVDKVTVRKVDHPGEYH from the coding sequence ATGAGTTTTTCTGAAATAAGAAAATTTTTAATTAAGATGCAATCTGATGAAGACTTAAAAAAGCAGGTCACCACATCCTCTACAGCGGATGATGTAGCCATAATAGGTCAACGCTTAGGTTATGACTTTTCAGGAGATGATCTCTTAAGATTTAATGGACAAAAAGTTGATAAAGTTACTGTAAGAAAGGTAGATCATCCAGGAGAATATCACTAA
- a CDS encoding TatA/E family twin arginine-targeting protein translocase, with the protein MNIFGVGLPEVTVILILALLIFGPKKLPELGKQLGKTLKSLKKASNEFQNEIDQVMNEEDKDESPKSIKNNQTNEINQEKIDSENKNFLNKENSNN; encoded by the coding sequence ATGAATATTTTTGGTGTAGGTTTACCTGAAGTTACTGTAATACTTATCTTAGCTCTTTTAATTTTTGGTCCCAAAAAGCTTCCAGAATTAGGAAAACAGCTTGGAAAAACTTTGAAAAGTCTTAAAAAAGCATCGAATGAATTTCAAAATGAAATCGATCAAGTTATGAACGAAGAAGATAAAGATGAATCTCCTAAATCTATAAAAAACAATCAAACCAATGAAATTAATCAAGAAAAAATAGATTCAGAAAACAAGAATTTTTTAAATAAAGAAAATAGCAACAACTAA
- a CDS encoding non-structural protein (NS2)-like protein, which produces MKYLLVVFYLSFLIYPAQAVTTKMFKVLDTCARYRLDEIDANEAIEKLKLKLTKSSDNQPKDLLRKYCSVFTPNEKIEF; this is translated from the coding sequence ATGAAGTACTTATTAGTTGTTTTTTACCTAAGTTTTCTAATTTATCCAGCTCAAGCTGTTACCACAAAAATGTTTAAAGTATTGGATACTTGCGCAAGATATAGACTGGATGAGATTGATGCTAATGAGGCTATAGAAAAACTAAAATTAAAATTAACGAAATCTTCTGACAATCAGCCAAAAGACTTATTAAGAAAATATTGCTCAGTATTTACTCCAAATGAAAAAATTGAATTTTAA
- a CDS encoding peroxiredoxin: MQIGDKIPEFSLLDQNGVKRSNKGLKNPLVLFFYPKDDTPGCTIEVCGFRDKYDLFKVLGAQVWGVSNGSTSSHLAFANKNKLQYPLLCDTNDSLRKTFKVPKVLGFMDGRVTYVIDRKGTVRHIFRDLLNGPEHIKEAIRVLKEIQNK; the protein is encoded by the coding sequence GTGCAGATTGGAGATAAAATTCCAGAATTTTCTTTACTGGATCAAAATGGAGTGAAAAGATCAAATAAGGGATTAAAAAATCCCCTCGTTTTGTTTTTTTATCCAAAAGATGATACGCCAGGTTGCACTATAGAAGTTTGCGGATTTAGAGATAAATATGACTTATTTAAAGTATTAGGTGCGCAAGTTTGGGGGGTAAGCAATGGAAGTACTTCAAGTCATTTGGCATTTGCCAATAAAAATAAATTACAATATCCACTACTTTGCGATACGAATGATTCTCTTAGGAAAACTTTTAAAGTCCCTAAAGTATTAGGTTTTATGGATGGTAGAGTTACTTATGTTATCGATCGAAAAGGTACAGTTAGGCATATCTTTAGAGATTTATTGAATGGTCCTGAACACATTAAAGAGGCTATTAGAGTACTTAAGGAAATTCAAAATAAATAA
- a CDS encoding small RNA NsiR4-regulated ssr1528 family protein — translation MKKMGMQAVDLAIQNGVDLDGTPIPQKMLDLYNRIMDEENKRQRSGVKKSMRNRCVKTGSKHFDKETLNQLLIDSGWEGLKEKEILFFYN, via the coding sequence ATGAAGAAAATGGGAATGCAGGCTGTTGATCTTGCTATTCAAAATGGAGTTGATCTTGACGGTACTCCAATCCCTCAAAAAATGCTAGATCTATATAACAGAATTATGGATGAGGAGAATAAAAGACAAAGGAGTGGTGTTAAAAAATCCATGAGAAATAGATGCGTCAAAACGGGTTCTAAGCATTTTGATAAAGAAACATTGAATCAATTATTAATAGACTCTGGATGGGAAGGTCTCAAAGAAAAGGAAATTTTATTTTTTTATAATTAA
- the arfB gene encoding alternative ribosome rescue aminoacyl-tRNA hydrolase ArfB: MDLKITKTLKIPSNEIKWRFSRSSGPGGQNVNKIESRVEIIFNLEDSKVLNEYQKEILKRNLKNKLVNNSLCLAVQEHRNQLLNRQLALMKLCSIIKNALNKPFKLRKSTQPTKASKKKRVEIKKKRGELKKSRQKEKTYQI, from the coding sequence ATGGATTTAAAAATTACTAAAACATTAAAAATCCCATCTAACGAAATTAAGTGGCGATTTTCCAGATCTTCCGGTCCTGGAGGTCAAAATGTCAATAAAATTGAAAGCAGAGTAGAGATTATTTTTAATTTAGAAGATTCAAAGGTATTAAATGAGTATCAGAAAGAAATTCTTAAGAGAAACTTGAAAAATAAATTAGTGAATAATAGCTTATGTTTAGCGGTTCAAGAACACAGAAATCAATTATTAAATAGGCAGCTAGCTTTAATGAAATTATGTTCAATTATAAAAAATGCCCTAAATAAACCATTTAAATTAAGAAAGTCTACACAACCTACAAAAGCATCAAAAAAGAAAAGAGTTGAGATTAAGAAAAAACGTGGCGAATTAAAAAAAAGTAGACAAAAAGAAAAAACATATCAAATATGA
- a CDS encoding DUF1651 domain-containing protein, whose translation MNSTNDFWLIDSNFVGVIRFYKDKDHSDKSIDYMFIEEGIIMGIHGENPPLMKTRKKIVIEEARLLWQKLLNEGWQKTNKKW comes from the coding sequence TTGAATTCAACTAATGATTTCTGGTTAATTGACTCTAATTTTGTAGGGGTGATTCGTTTCTACAAAGATAAAGATCATTCTGATAAATCTATTGATTATATGTTTATTGAAGAAGGAATTATTATGGGAATTCATGGAGAAAATCCTCCATTAATGAAAACTAGAAAAAAAATTGTTATCGAAGAAGCAAGATTATTATGGCAAAAATTGTTAAATGAAGGTTGGCAAAAAACTAATAAAAAATGGTAA
- a CDS encoding CPBP family intramembrane glutamic endopeptidase, which produces MKNLMILIKSFFLLRPRFLSTIFFIPILYGIGWALSQPLLLFNFEEENLSLIGTIITFLLFIFLLPYWFYIKRNKSSAWVLLGITKDKFLKNIFNFSKGILFALVLIILILVPLLQKNYISWIGEFSPSILLNSILLGFGVGFAEEIIFRGWLLEELKFEYGTKISIALQAIVFSFVHNLSNEILGDIIGLRLGFILFGIFLSLVKIRDKGSLWNCIGIHGGLVGIWFLMNHGLIEFKENTPSFLAGPFSQNIPNPIGSFIAILILLFLCIFYAIKTKNIFSRTCN; this is translated from the coding sequence ATGAAAAATTTAATGATATTAATTAAAAGCTTTTTTCTTTTAAGACCAAGATTTTTATCCACTATATTTTTTATTCCAATTTTATATGGCATTGGCTGGGCTTTATCTCAGCCACTTTTATTGTTTAATTTTGAAGAAGAAAATTTATCCTTAATTGGAACTATTATTACTTTCTTACTGTTTATCTTTTTACTCCCATATTGGTTTTATATCAAAAGAAACAAATCAAGTGCTTGGGTACTTCTTGGTATAACTAAAGACAAATTCTTAAAAAACATTTTCAATTTTTCTAAAGGGATTTTATTTGCTTTAGTTTTAATAATTCTAATTCTGGTACCACTATTGCAAAAAAATTATATTTCATGGATAGGTGAATTCTCGCCTAGCATATTGTTAAATTCTATTTTACTTGGATTTGGTGTTGGATTCGCAGAAGAAATAATTTTTAGAGGCTGGTTACTAGAAGAATTAAAATTTGAATATGGTACAAAAATATCAATAGCTTTACAAGCCATTGTTTTTAGCTTTGTTCATAATTTATCAAATGAGATTTTGGGGGACATAATTGGATTACGTTTAGGATTTATTTTATTTGGGATATTTCTTTCATTAGTAAAAATTAGAGATAAAGGTTCTTTATGGAATTGCATAGGAATTCATGGAGGACTTGTGGGTATTTGGTTCTTAATGAACCATGGATTAATAGAATTTAAAGAAAATACACCTTCTTTTTTAGCAGGGCCTTTTTCACAAAACATTCCTAACCCAATAGGAAGCTTTATTGCAATTTTAATATTACTTTTTCTATGTATTTTTTATGCAATAAAAACAAAAAATATTTTTTCTAGAACTTGTAATTAG
- the pip gene encoding prolyl aminopeptidase — protein sequence MKDQVLFPKIEVREKGFLQVSDIHTIYWERSGNPNGKKILVIHGGPGGGSQPRYRRYFDPNKFDIIQFDQRGCGSSTPFSELKENTTNHLVDDIEKLRILFKIDTWHLFGGSWGSTLSLIYAIKNPSRVMSLTLRGIFLCRKFELLWFYQYGASEIFPDEFEEYISVIPKEERNDLISSFYKYLTSSDANLRSKAAAAWTKWELSTSHLINKKFDFDKSQVNSFSDAFARIECHYFINNIFLEDDFILKNIRAIESIPTKIIQGRYDVVCPVRSAWDLNKKLKNSDLIIVNDAGHSMSEKGITIELIKAVKGIQNL from the coding sequence ATGAAAGATCAAGTCTTGTTTCCGAAAATTGAAGTGCGTGAAAAGGGTTTTTTACAAGTAAGTGATATTCATACTATTTATTGGGAAAGATCTGGCAATCCAAATGGCAAAAAAATACTTGTTATTCATGGAGGCCCAGGAGGAGGTAGTCAACCAAGATATAGAAGATACTTTGACCCCAATAAATTTGATATTATACAATTTGACCAAAGAGGATGCGGTTCTTCAACACCTTTCTCCGAATTAAAAGAAAATACTACTAATCATTTAGTTGATGACATTGAGAAATTAAGGATTCTTTTTAAAATAGATACTTGGCATTTGTTTGGTGGATCTTGGGGCTCAACACTTTCACTTATATATGCAATTAAAAATCCCTCAAGAGTTATGAGCTTAACTTTACGAGGAATATTTTTATGTAGAAAGTTCGAATTATTATGGTTCTATCAATATGGTGCAAGTGAGATTTTCCCTGATGAATTTGAAGAATATATTTCTGTAATACCAAAAGAAGAAAGAAATGATTTGATAAGTTCTTTTTATAAATATCTAACATCTTCAGATGCGAATCTTAGATCAAAAGCAGCAGCTGCTTGGACAAAATGGGAACTATCAACTAGTCATTTAATAAATAAAAAATTTGATTTTGATAAGTCTCAAGTTAATTCTTTTTCAGATGCCTTTGCAAGGATCGAATGTCATTATTTTATTAATAATATTTTCTTAGAAGATGATTTTATTTTGAAAAATATAAGAGCAATAGAATCGATTCCAACAAAAATAATTCAAGGGAGGTATGACGTTGTATGTCCTGTTAGGAGTGCATGGGATCTAAATAAGAAATTAAAGAATTCTGACTTAATTATTGTTAATGATGCTGGTCATTCAATGAGTGAAAAAGGTATTACTATCGAATTAATAAAAGCTGTAAAAGGAATTCAAAATCTCTAA
- a CDS encoding FAD-binding domain-containing protein, producing MKEINILWFKKDLRIFDNEALCEAIKDNDILPIYIIELDIWSQNTHSNRQWQFCKESLIDLRNALAEIGQPLIIRTGNVINIFDEISSKFKIKGIYSHQETGDWLTYKRDQKVREWALSKNIIWKEFLQFSVFRGNLDRNNWSKKWQENSEKNLLKAPLRINSINFDIGEIPSDGIFHFKKETCPGRMQGGRKRGLERMQYFFSKKLDSYSKDISSPEKSFDSCSRLSPYICWGCISLKEIFNKANISKNNNSRMLKSRLTWHCHFIQKLESEPELEFREFHPFFKNIREKNNELLYSWSSGNTGFPFIDACMRSLNFNGWINFRMRAMLMSFASYNLWLPWQDSGSELANKFVDYEPGIHWNQCQMQSGTTSINTNRIYNPIKQGKDHDPQGKFIKKWIPELKDISLNFIHEPWLLSRFNKEEYEQINYIRPIIDIPNSTKTAKKKIQEITKKDGYWDISKEIYLKHGSRKRLRKNISNKKIVSKEKEIQYELKLDF from the coding sequence ATGAAAGAAATAAATATTTTATGGTTTAAGAAAGATTTAAGAATTTTTGATAATGAAGCTCTCTGTGAGGCTATTAAAGATAATGATATTTTACCTATTTATATTATTGAGTTAGATATTTGGAGCCAAAATACTCATTCAAATAGACAATGGCAATTTTGCAAAGAAAGTTTAATAGACTTAAGAAATGCACTTGCTGAGATTGGACAACCATTAATTATTAGGACTGGTAATGTTATCAATATTTTTGATGAAATAAGTTCAAAATTTAAAATCAAAGGTATATATAGCCATCAAGAAACTGGAGATTGGCTTACTTATAAAAGAGATCAAAAAGTAAGAGAATGGGCTTTAAGCAAAAATATTATTTGGAAGGAATTTCTACAATTTTCAGTTTTTAGAGGAAATTTAGATAGGAATAATTGGTCTAAAAAGTGGCAAGAAAATTCTGAAAAAAACTTACTTAAAGCTCCATTAAGAATTAATTCTATTAACTTTGATATTGGAGAAATACCCTCAGATGGAATTTTTCACTTTAAAAAAGAAACTTGTCCAGGAAGAATGCAAGGTGGAAGAAAGAGAGGGTTAGAGAGAATGCAATACTTCTTTAGTAAAAAATTAGATTCTTATTCAAAAGATATTTCTAGCCCAGAAAAATCATTTGATAGTTGTTCAAGACTTTCCCCATATATTTGCTGGGGATGCATTTCATTAAAAGAAATTTTTAATAAAGCAAATATATCAAAAAACAATAATTCTAGGATGTTAAAAAGTAGATTAACTTGGCATTGTCATTTTATTCAGAAACTTGAAAGTGAACCAGAACTAGAGTTTAGGGAATTCCATCCTTTTTTTAAAAACATTAGAGAAAAAAATAATGAATTACTTTATTCATGGAGTTCAGGTAATACAGGCTTTCCTTTTATAGATGCATGTATGCGCTCATTAAATTTCAATGGATGGATTAACTTCAGGATGAGAGCTATGTTAATGTCTTTTGCTAGCTATAATTTATGGCTACCATGGCAAGATTCAGGTTCAGAATTAGCAAATAAATTTGTAGATTATGAGCCTGGAATACATTGGAACCAATGCCAAATGCAATCTGGCACTACATCTATCAATACCAATAGAATTTATAATCCTATTAAGCAGGGAAAAGATCATGATCCTCAAGGAAAATTTATAAAAAAATGGATACCAGAATTAAAGGATATATCACTTAATTTCATTCATGAACCATGGCTATTATCTAGATTTAATAAAGAAGAATATGAACAAATTAATTACATAAGACCAATAATTGACATCCCAAATAGCACTAAAACTGCAAAGAAGAAAATTCAGGAAATCACTAAAAAGGATGGATATTGGGATATCTCAAAAGAAATTTATTTAAAACATGGTTCTAGAAAAAGGCTTAGAAAAAATATAAGTAATAAAAAAATTGTTTCTAAAGAAAAGGAAATACAATACGAACTGAAATTAGATTTCTAA
- a CDS encoding TenA family protein yields MKITKKLWEDNYEIALLSLNTKFVQGLKNGSLPKYIFQEYLAQDYFFLETFARAYGLAVSKSKDKYSIRKLSELLMGVSEELILHETYAKEWDIDLSKNYIKKATKNYTDFLDDSSKRLSSVEIMFAMTPCMRLYSWIGKSLYKEDFDIKYKEWIITYSDESFEKLADSLENLIDTNKETYDINQAKYLYGRAMELELDFFNAYSDF; encoded by the coding sequence ATGAAAATAACAAAAAAACTTTGGGAGGATAATTATGAGATTGCTTTACTAAGTTTAAATACAAAATTTGTTCAAGGTTTAAAGAATGGAAGTCTCCCTAAATATATATTTCAAGAATATTTAGCTCAAGATTATTTCTTTTTAGAGACTTTTGCTAGGGCTTATGGTCTTGCTGTTTCCAAATCAAAAGATAAGTACTCAATAAGGAAGTTAAGTGAACTCTTAATGGGCGTTTCAGAGGAGTTAATACTTCATGAAACGTATGCAAAAGAATGGGATATTGATTTGTCTAAAAACTATATAAAAAAAGCCACTAAAAATTATACAGATTTTCTTGATGATAGTTCCAAAAGACTTAGCTCCGTTGAAATAATGTTTGCAATGACTCCATGTATGAGACTTTATTCTTGGATAGGAAAAAGTTTGTATAAGGAGGATTTTGACATTAAATATAAAGAATGGATAATTACTTATTCTGATGAGAGCTTTGAAAAGCTAGCAGATTCACTTGAAAATCTTATTGACACTAATAAAGAAACATATGATATTAATCAAGCCAAATATTTATACGGGAGAGCTATGGAATTGGAGTTAGATTTTTTTAATGCATATTCAGATTTCTGA